Proteins from a genomic interval of Methanolacinia paynteri:
- a CDS encoding APC family permease produces MKDNSDKNKTAPTPPKAINWITMALLTTVAVASIRGLPAMAPYGLASILLYVIPAVVFLVPTALVSAELASGWEGGVFGWVNAAYGGNAGMFAIWQQWVQNVVWFPAQLAFFAAALAYIFDPGLANNGLFVGIVIIAVYWIANHLALRGVETFSQVGSKGLIVGTLIPVLVLVVLAVVFISTGGKSYITGSEASFIPVWAGFASIVLIISNFLSYAGMEMNAVHVTDMHNPEKTFPKAMLLACILILLVFIPGTLAISVCLPASGINLTTGVLQAFDVMFSYVGIAWGTHVMAALIVIGILASVVIWIPGPSKGLLLVGQEGYLPPWFQKINKNGMQENILLVQGIAVTVLALFFAFIPSVQEAFWILSAMCVQLYLIMYVMMFLSAMRLRKTEPDKKRGFRVPAMGVVASLGLIASVLAFVIGFFQPAGANLNPLVYAGILLAGILLLGTWPLFISRYKKSGWDLRQKDKTESEQST; encoded by the coding sequence TTGAAAGATAATAGCGACAAAAACAAAACAGCACCAACTCCCCCAAAGGCAATCAACTGGATAACGATGGCCCTCCTGACCACCGTCGCGGTCGCAAGCATACGCGGCCTGCCGGCTATGGCTCCCTACGGGCTGGCATCAATTCTCCTTTACGTGATCCCTGCGGTTGTCTTCCTTGTTCCGACGGCCCTCGTGTCCGCAGAACTTGCAAGCGGCTGGGAAGGGGGAGTGTTCGGGTGGGTCAACGCAGCATACGGCGGAAACGCAGGAATGTTTGCCATATGGCAGCAGTGGGTACAGAACGTTGTGTGGTTTCCCGCCCAGCTCGCCTTCTTTGCTGCGGCCCTCGCTTATATATTCGATCCGGGGCTGGCAAACAACGGTTTGTTCGTGGGAATTGTCATAATTGCGGTCTACTGGATTGCCAACCACCTGGCATTAAGAGGCGTAGAGACGTTCTCGCAGGTTGGAAGCAAGGGGTTAATCGTAGGCACTCTGATTCCCGTCCTGGTACTCGTAGTACTGGCGGTCGTTTTCATATCGACCGGAGGAAAGTCATATATAACCGGGTCCGAGGCAAGTTTCATTCCTGTATGGGCAGGGTTTGCAAGTATAGTACTTATCATAAGCAACTTCCTCTCTTACGCCGGAATGGAGATGAACGCGGTGCACGTAACGGATATGCACAACCCGGAGAAGACATTCCCGAAAGCGATGCTTCTTGCCTGCATCCTTATTCTCCTGGTGTTCATTCCCGGAACCCTGGCAATATCGGTGTGTCTCCCTGCATCCGGCATCAACCTGACGACAGGTGTCCTCCAGGCATTCGATGTCATGTTCTCTTATGTCGGAATCGCGTGGGGAACGCACGTCATGGCAGCTCTAATCGTTATTGGAATTTTGGCATCTGTCGTTATCTGGATTCCCGGCCCGAGCAAAGGACTTCTCCTGGTCGGACAGGAGGGTTATCTCCCGCCGTGGTTCCAGAAGATCAACAAAAACGGAATGCAGGAGAATATATTGCTGGTACAGGGAATTGCCGTAACGGTTCTGGCATTGTTCTTTGCATTTATCCCCTCGGTGCAGGAGGCGTTCTGGATACTATCGGCAATGTGCGTCCAGCTATATCTCATCATGTACGTAATGATGTTCCTCTCCGCAATGCGGCTCAGGAAAACGGAGCCGGATAAAAAGAGAGGCTTCCGTGTCCCTGCGATGGGCGTTGTTGCGTCTCTCGGCCTCATTGCCAGCGTCCTTGCATTCGTCATCGGATTCTTCCAGCCTGCCGGGGCGAATTTGAATCCCCTTGTCTATGCAGGAATTCTCCTCGCAGGCATATTGCTTCTCGGAACATGGCCGCTGTTCATCAGCAGATACAAAAAATCCGGCTGGGACCTGAGGCAAAAAGATAAAACTGAGTCTGAGCAGAGCACTTAA
- a CDS encoding APC family permease — translation MTNEDKAGPAEVKQTKTINWITMALLTTVAVASIRGLPAMAPYGLGSIILYVIPAAVFLIPTALVAAELASGWEGGIFGWVYAAYGGRAGMVAIWQQWIQNVVWFPVQLAFFASALAYIFNPGLAGSGVFIGAVIIVVYWIATLLALRGVKTFSEIGSKGLIIGTLIPVLALVVLAIIFVGTGGQPQMSVSASGFIPAWAGFAGVVLIISNFLSFAGMEMNAVHVTDMHDPGKNFHKSILLASILILLIFIPGTLAIATCLPASQIDLTTGVFVAFETLFAHIGITWGATLMAVLIVIGILASVVTWIPGPSRGLLLVGKEGYLPPWFQKTNKAGMQENIMAVQGLIVTALALFYALIPSVGEAFWILSAMAVQLYLIMYVMMFLTAMRLRKTAPDVKRGFRVPAMKFVASVGVIASVAAFLIGFIQPAGENLNPFFYAGILLIGIIILGSGPFILHEFKKPEWDLRPKGNNDSKQEN, via the coding sequence ATGACAAATGAAGATAAGGCCGGACCGGCTGAAGTAAAACAGACAAAGACCATCAACTGGATAACGATGGCCCTCCTGACCACCGTCGCGGTCGCGAGCATACGCGGCCTTCCGGCGATGGCACCATACGGACTGGGCTCCATCATCCTCTATGTGATTCCCGCCGCCGTTTTTCTTATCCCTACGGCACTCGTGGCAGCCGAACTCGCGAGCGGATGGGAAGGCGGTATATTCGGCTGGGTCTATGCGGCATACGGCGGCAGGGCCGGCATGGTCGCCATATGGCAGCAGTGGATCCAGAATGTCGTCTGGTTCCCTGTACAGCTCGCCTTCTTCGCATCCGCACTTGCATATATCTTCAACCCCGGGCTGGCAGGAAGCGGGGTCTTCATCGGGGCCGTCATCATAGTTGTATACTGGATAGCTACTCTCCTGGCATTGAGAGGTGTTAAGACATTCTCGGAGATCGGAAGCAAAGGGCTCATTATAGGTACACTTATACCGGTACTTGCCCTTGTGGTCCTTGCAATAATATTCGTCGGGACCGGGGGACAGCCGCAGATGAGTGTCTCGGCCTCCGGTTTCATCCCCGCATGGGCGGGCTTTGCCGGAGTTGTCCTTATAATAAGCAATTTCCTGTCATTTGCAGGCATGGAGATGAACGCGGTCCATGTAACCGATATGCACGACCCCGGGAAGAACTTCCACAAATCGATCCTCCTGGCATCGATCCTTATACTTCTTATCTTCATCCCCGGAACGCTGGCTATTGCAACCTGCCTTCCTGCATCACAGATCGATCTGACAACAGGTGTATTCGTTGCATTTGAGACCCTTTTTGCTCATATAGGAATTACATGGGGAGCTACACTGATGGCAGTCCTCATCGTCATCGGCATACTTGCATCTGTCGTAACATGGATTCCCGGTCCAAGCAGGGGCCTGCTCCTCGTCGGAAAGGAAGGCTATCTTCCGCCATGGTTCCAGAAGACCAACAAGGCAGGAATGCAGGAGAACATAATGGCAGTACAGGGTCTGATCGTCACTGCACTCGCACTATTCTATGCACTCATACCTTCTGTCGGCGAAGCCTTCTGGATACTGTCGGCGATGGCGGTTCAGCTATATCTTATAATGTATGTAATGATGTTCCTGACTGCAATGCGCCTCCGTAAGACCGCACCGGATGTAAAACGCGGATTCCGTGTCCCTGCGATGAAGTTTGTAGCCTCGGTCGGTGTGATAGCGAGCGTTGCCGCATTCCTTATCGGCTTCATACAGCCAGCAGGAGAAAACCTGAATCCGTTTTTCTATGCAGGAATACTTCTCATAGGCATCATCATCCTGGGTTCGGGTCCGTTCATCCTGCATGAATTCAAAAAACCCGAATGGGATCTCAGGCCAAAAGGCAATAACGACTCAAAGCAGGAAAACTGA
- a CDS encoding glutamate decarboxylase: MGLKHPKGPKHNAKEIRIDPVFAQEGFESIPRCTMPKKEMSPDLAYQIVHDELMLDGNARLNLATFVGTWMEPQAQKLASETFDKNMIDKDEYPQTAELEMRCVSILSHLWNSPDPDNSTGCSTTGSSEAAMLGGLAMKRRWQHKRKAGGKPVDKPNIVMGINVQVCWEKFANYWDVEMRLVPMEGNRFHLSAEEAIKLCDENTIGVIAILGSTFDGSYEPVKEICDALDKFQEKTGIDIPVHVDAASGGMIAPFLDQDLIWDFRLPRVASINTSGHKYGLVYPGVGWVVWRDAKMLPEDLIFYVNYLGSNMPTFALNFSRPGSQIILQYYNFLRLGFDGYTKVQGYAREVALYLSKEIEKLGPFELITRGDELPVFAFKLKDNVKNFSVFDVSNKMRERGWLIPAYTFPANRTDLAALRIVVRRGLSHDLADLFLDDLKRQLPTLESQPEPVHDEKSGSGFHH; this comes from the coding sequence AGATGAGCCCGGACCTAGCCTACCAGATTGTTCACGACGAACTGATGCTGGACGGAAATGCAAGGCTGAACCTCGCTACATTTGTCGGCACCTGGATGGAGCCCCAAGCACAGAAACTCGCGTCCGAGACATTCGACAAGAACATGATCGACAAGGACGAATACCCGCAGACCGCCGAACTCGAGATGCGGTGTGTAAGCATCCTCAGCCACCTCTGGAATTCACCAGATCCCGACAATTCGACCGGGTGCTCGACTACAGGATCGAGCGAGGCCGCTATGCTCGGGGGCCTTGCGATGAAGAGGAGATGGCAGCACAAGAGAAAGGCCGGAGGAAAACCTGTCGACAAACCCAACATCGTTATGGGGATCAATGTTCAGGTCTGCTGGGAGAAGTTTGCGAACTACTGGGACGTCGAGATGCGCCTCGTCCCGATGGAAGGAAACCGCTTCCACCTCTCGGCAGAGGAGGCCATAAAACTTTGCGACGAAAATACCATAGGAGTCATTGCAATACTTGGTTCCACATTCGACGGATCATATGAGCCGGTAAAGGAGATCTGTGATGCACTGGACAAGTTCCAGGAGAAAACAGGGATCGACATCCCCGTCCATGTCGATGCCGCGTCCGGCGGTATGATCGCACCATTCCTCGACCAGGACTTAATCTGGGACTTCCGCCTCCCGAGGGTCGCATCGATCAACACATCCGGGCACAAATACGGGCTTGTATACCCAGGTGTCGGGTGGGTCGTTTGGAGAGATGCAAAGATGCTCCCCGAAGACCTGATATTCTACGTCAACTACCTGGGATCGAACATGCCGACATTTGCTCTCAACTTCTCAAGACCCGGTTCGCAGATAATACTCCAGTACTACAACTTCCTCCGTCTCGGCTTTGACGGCTATACGAAAGTACAGGGTTATGCACGCGAGGTGGCCCTGTATCTCTCGAAAGAGATCGAAAAGCTCGGACCGTTCGAGCTTATTACAAGAGGCGATGAACTCCCCGTATTCGCGTTCAAACTCAAAGACAATGTGAAAAATTTCTCTGTCTTCGACGTATCGAACAAGATGCGGGAACGCGGGTGGCTCATCCCTGCATACACGTTCCCGGCTAACAGGACCGATCTCGCTGCACTTCGTATAGTGGTCAGGAGAGGCCTTTCACACGACCTGGCAGACCTTTTCCTCGACGATTTAAAGCGCCAGCTTCCGACACTTGAGAGCCAGCCGGAACCGGTTCACGACGAGAAGTCAGGGTCCGGATTCCATCACTGA